The following nucleotide sequence is from Stigmatopora nigra isolate UIUO_SnigA chromosome 8, RoL_Snig_1.1, whole genome shotgun sequence.
TGTGAGTCATACACAAAGAAGTAATGTGGGGGAAACGGGGTTGGTTGTCACAATTTTTCTCTCGTACCCTTACCCAACAACATAATCTCGTGGTTATGCATTTATTAAAAGCAAACACATTTgaaatcctttttatttttcaacttttcaatacaaataaatacagcaACTTCTTTTCTTGCTATAAAGGGTCAATAAGATTAGCTAATAACATCACATTACcattaaattaaatgcatttcatCAGAACGCCACATTTTAACAACTACTATTACGTAACATCGACACTTTGTTGTGGAGTTGTAGCAAGTGTAATAGCCAACCGATGTGACAAGCAACCCTCTCCTATTTCTATGTTCTTAGATGCTGTTGGACCAGAGCCAGCGAGCCATCAGTCATCAGCTCAGTAACCTGTGCAAGCAGTAAGTGCACACACAGGCTAAGTTTTAAACTCTAAACTGAAATGTCATCCTTCGTTTGATTGGCCAAACCACCGAATTGACGGCTGTCATCGTCCTGCTTTTTCAGGTTTCTTCCTCAGCTGTCAGAGACGCGTGCAGAATTTATACGAATCGGTGACGACCTGGACACGGCGGCCGCTAAGAGCGCTCAGGTGTCTCGGCACAAGATGGCCGACGCCGAGAGAGCTAGTCACTTGCTCACGGCCACCCGGAAATGTTACCAGCACTTTGCCCTGGATTATTGTCTGCAGGTAAACACAGCCATGCATTCAGATGGAGCAAAAACCCTAAAAATTGACcagttatttccatttttttttgtttgggtcAGCTCAATACGTTCAAAACGCAACAGAAGACGGACATTTTGAACTCTGTAAGAGCAGAAATTCAACACCGTCTCTTAGCTTAGCATGATAGCCTGACtgagattgttgttgttgttttttaggtgtTCTCATTGGTCAACGCTCAGCTGACATTCTTCCATCAAGGATTCGATCTACTCCGGGATCTCGATCCCGCCATGAAGGTCATGGCAGCGCAGGTTGGCGAATGCGTTCAACACTTAGCCGTTGCCGCTTCCGACGTTTTTACTAAAGAGgattctgttgatttttgcaCACAGCTCTGCCAGCAGTCGGCCGAATGTGCAAGTACACGGAAAAATCTGGAGAATGCTCACCTGCTGGTCCAACAGAGAGTAAGTCAGTGACATCACTTATGTATTTAGCTCCTACTTACATAATGctaattgccgtattttctcgcatattagccatgtttgtaactaaaaaaaatgatgtctgaATCAAGGGTAGGCCTTATGTGTGCACAAATTAAACAAGGTGACAAAGCCAAAACACatggatggattggacgtctatcacagtcaatggcaAGCAATGAATGAAACATTATTCTGCTTATTTACGCGTAGGATGCCTCGGGAGAGACGCCGGTCCAGTCGTGTCACGGGAACAATGACGTCATCCAAGGCTACCTCTTCAAACGTTCTCGAAAGAAGTCGAAAACCTGGAAGAGGTGGCTCCAAGAACGTCGGAAAATGCAAACGGGTTTAAAATAGCAACCGGATCATTTTGCTTTTATGTGTTCAGGTGCTGGTTCGTCATCCGAGACAACCAACTGGTCTATAGGAAGACCCACAaggtatattttcttttatttcccgGTCGTTCAAATCACAAGACGTAGGGACAAATTCTCTTCTGGCTTCTTCAGGAGGCGTCCACTCTTCTGTTCGAGGACCTCCGACTGTGTGCCGTCAAGTCTTTGGAGGACGTGGAGCGTCGATTCTGCTTCCAGCTGATGTCTGTGCACAAgtaagacaacaacaaaaaatgccacAGAAGAATAACACGTAAtgtctttctttttctattagcatattttctcacatataagcttcATTTGTCACTCAAACAATGAATTTGTCGGGGAAAATTGTTGAGGGCGTGGCTTATACCATAACCATGATTAATGCATAATAAAAGACATCTTTGATGAGAAACATTTGGATTTTAGCATGGATTTAAATATCAATTTTTCACCTGGCATTCTTTTCCCTCCATTTTGTGTCTGTTTCATCAGGTGTTGCGTCCTCCAAGCCGACTCTGAGAACGTGCGCTTGGCGTGGTTGGGCGCGTTGCAAGGCAGCATCGACACGGCGTATCGCGAGCGCGGCCAAGCCGCGCCCACGCAGGCATGCTCCCTCATGGCGATATATTCATTTACAATTTAGTATATTaatatttgcatgttctcatagCCCAAGGAGTCCCTCCCGTCCAAGTCCGGCGACGACGACGTTGCAGCCAATCAGGGAAAGGCAGTTTTGGCTGCGGCCATGCGAGGCCCCGGCAACCGACGGTGCTGCGACTGCGGCGAGGAGGAGCCACGATGGGCCGCCGTCAACTTGGGGGTCACCGTGTGCATACAGTGTTCGGGGATACACCGGTACGCCActcgctgtttttttttaattgccttttttatacatattttttccttctAGGAGTTTGGGCGTGCACGTGTCCAAGGTGCGCTCGTTAACGCTGGATTCGTGGGAATCGGAGCAGCTCAAGGTGAAACTTGGCATGACAAAAAAGCCGCAACTGACATAGATttgccca
It contains:
- the LOC144200613 gene encoding LOW QUALITY PROTEIN: arf-GAP with coiled-coil, ANK repeat and PH domain-containing protein 2 (The sequence of the model RefSeq protein was modified relative to this genomic sequence to represent the inferred CDS: substituted 2 bases at 2 genomic stop codons), with translation MNLLLNFSECVEDTPEFKLNLEQFEDDVSLLQTQLDKVIRLCGKMVEAGQTYNAANQLFLTGLFELFARHKDDGIMANCLTQFEQGLQELLTFHTMLLDQSQRAISHQLSNLCKQFLPQLSETRAEFIRIGDDLDTAAAKSAQVSRHKMADAERASHLLTATRKCYQHFALDYCLQLNTFKTQQKTDILNSVFSLVNAQLTFFHQGFDLLRDLDPAMKVMAAQLCQQSAECASTRKNLENAHLLVQQRDASGETPVQSCHGNNDVIQGYLFKRSRKKSKTWKRCWFVIRDNQLVYRKTHKEASTLLFEDLRLCAVKSLEDVERRFCFQLMSVHKCCVLQADSENVRLAWLGALQGSIDTAYRERGQAAPTQACSLMAIYSFTIXYINICMFSXPKESLPSKSGDDDVAANQGKAVLAAAMRGPGNRRCCDCGEEEPRWAAVNLGVTVCIQCSGIHRSLGVHVSKVRSLTLDSWESEQLKLLCVLGNDAINDIYEAECSQRVKPTNESSRTEKEAWIRDKYVDKTFVRLNADNHGTNGVEASQLSGLYRAAVAGDLVAMAAALAQGAPVNGSVALEEGRTPLIGAAQGGSLLACEFLLLNGANINHRDGRGQGALHAAATAGHTGQVCLLLKRGANQYAADESGRDPLAIAVETAHADIVTLLRMARMNEEMRDSDGVFGAAGDDQTFQDIFRDFSDMASHDPDKLARRTFRRDDDG